Within the Fusarium keratoplasticum isolate Fu6.1 chromosome 1, whole genome shotgun sequence genome, the region TGAGCTACGGGAAGAGAAGCAGCGTTCGACTCGTTTACAGCAAGAGCTCGCGGCTCAAGCAACCCAGCATGAGGATGTGAAGAGCCACAATGAAGACTTGAAACGCCGACATGAGGACCTGAACGGCCAGATACAAGAAGTTAacaccaccaagaaggatCTACTCGAAAACATGGAGGCATTCAAGCGCGAGTTTCTCGAAGAAAGGAAGTCTCTGGAGAGCGAGATCAAGACTCTCAAAGCCCGCCTGGAGGACACTGAGGACGAAATCGAGCATTTCGATGAGTCTAGGCAGCACGAAAAGGCTGGCTATGTTGTCAGAGTGGAAGAGCTTGAGGCCGAGATTGAGCAAATCAACAAGCAACGCCAGGACGATGCTCTCAAGGCTCAGGGCCAAGTCGAATTTCTCAGGAAAGAGACGAGGATTCAGAGGGAACAGCAGGATGCTCTGGAACGACAGGTGCAGTCAGCTCAAGAGGAAGCTCGCAATGCCTCAAGAATGTTGgccaccgccgaggagaccTCGGAAAATCAGTGGCAGGCCTTGACAAAGCTCTATGCGGAGCTTTCACCCGATGTTGCCATCCCTGACAACTTGGTGGATCTTTCAGACTCTCTCCTTGCTGTAGCGACAGAGATCATTGCCAAGCTGCGCAACTCAGATGCCGACATTGATCTGCTCAAGACTGATGTGGAACACCTCACAGCAACCGTCAAGGAACTGCGGGAACAGATTTCTGAAAAGGATTCAAAGCTTTCTGAAGATGAAATCACAACTGTCCACCTTCGGGAGAGCCTCTCCAAGGAAGAGGCAAAGGTCTCTGCTCTAGAAAAGGAGCTGGCAGATGGCAGAGAGCAGCTGACTGAGCTGCGTGCTAAACTCAGTGACGGTGAAACTGGCTCGGAAGCCTTGCAAAAGAgggtcgaggaagaagagaagaaggtgatGACACTGACGGAAGAGGTAGCATCGAAGCAGTCCCAGGTCGGCAGtctggaggaagagcttcACCTGTTCCAGGAGAAGGTTGAAGCCCTCCAGGGCAAGCTGTCTACTCTGAACACCCAATATGAGCAACGAGATGAGAAGACAAAGGATCTAACACAGCGACTGTACTCGCAAAACGACCGCATGTGTCGTCTTCTCGAGCGTGTGGGCTTCGCCATTACGCGGAAGGATGGGGAGGTGACGGTTACCAAGATTCCGCGAGCCGAGAGGAACGTCCAGAACCCCAACGACTCATCCGACCCTGGCTCATCTCTACGCCGATCAGGAACTCTGAGCCGTGCCATGGCCGACAGCACggatcttgagctcctctACTGGCTCAGCAACTCGGACATGCAAGCTGAGGGCGAGAAGTACGAGGCGTTCATGAACAAGCTTGGCAATTTCGACATGGACCTATTCTCGGAGACCATTTACCGCAGAATTAAAGAAGTGGAACACATGGCACGGAAATGGCAACGAGAGGCACGGGCTTACCGGGAAAAGGCTCACCACTTGCAAAAGGACTCGCACGAAAAGATTGCGTTCAAGCACTTCAAGGAGGGTGATCTCGCCTTGTTCCTACCGACGCGTAACCAGCAGGCAGGAGCATGGGCGGCCTTTAATGTCGGGTTCCCTCACTATTTCCTCCGAGAGCAGGATGCTCATCGACTCCGTCACCGGGAGTGGCTTGTTGCCCGAATCTCGCGGATCCAGGAGCGTGTGGTGGACCTCTCCAAGAGTCTACAGCCGAGCAACGAGACGGACTCGAtcaacgacgaggagaatGATAACCCTTTCCAGCTGTCAGATGGTCTACGGTGGTATCTAATCGATGCCTTCGAGGACAAACCAGGGGCTCCTTCGACTCCGGGCATGGGCAAGTCAACGGTGGCAGCCAACACGGTGGAAGCGACGGCAAACATTCATACCCACGCCACGGGCGCCAGGGGTAAGAGCCGTGACAGCGTCGCCAGTATCGAGGGTATCAACAAGACTCTATCCAAGAGTCTCGAGAGCAGACGCAGCAGCACCGGGTCCAGAAAGGCTCTACCGTTCCAGCTTGGAGGTACGACTTTGTTAAAGAACAGCGCCCTGGCCAGCGAAACAAACTCACTCCGAGCTCACCCAACAGACACCCCTTCCGGCGCGAGTCCCACACAAGGAGGGCTTCTCACGGCGACCAATGCCAGCACTGCACACcgggcagcagcagacggCCAAGACGCACAGAGGAACGAACAAGCGGACAGCCTTGCCAAGTCGCCCCCGAGCGAGTCATCAGCAAAAGGCGGCGGCGCCCGACCGGACGAGGTACGAAACGTCGACTCCCTTCTAGGACCCTAGGTTGCTGATGGCCACTTGGCAGCCTCGGATTGCGGTACAGCGGGAGGACTCGATTGAGAGCCAGACGAAGAAGTCGGTTGTATGGGATTCACTGTGGAGTGTGGACTACAACTATGAGGGTAGTGGACGAAAGTAGTCCAGATGTGCGATTGTTTGAGTAGGATTTCACTTGTCACGGTCTGAGCCAAAACTCCTGGGAAGCCTTCATCATGGTGTTATGGAAGGGTGTTTCTACTGGATGCATCAGCGGCACTTTTCCTTTGTCCTATGATATACAGGCGGGACGGTAGATAAGGGCAATGTTTTGTTTGATTTTGACAGCTATCTATGGAGGCACCGACGTAAGAACTGTCTAGGCAATCTTGGACCAACTCTCGATGGTGTCTGTCAACAGTCAATACACAACATTTGGGCAATCGTGTCAAGTCTGGGAGTTGGGCACAACCAGGCGCAGCTCGCCGCCTGGGCGAAGGCATTCCTTGAGGAAGTGGATGTAGTTGGTGAGTTTGGTGTCAGGATTGTGTTCATCCCCTGGGAATACCAGAaactcgtcatcctcttgTTGCGCAACATACTCCTTACTGCCGACCGAGTTGGAGTCAATCAGGTGGGGGACACCGATGAGAACAAGGGTCTTGAGACGAAGGTGCTTACCCAGCTTGACGAACAGGGCCTCGAGTGGTTGGCGCCTGTCTTCAGGGATGCCACGGATGTCTAGACAGAGGCTCTCAAGGTTGCTGAGAAGCGACCATTCGAGGTCAAACAAGGCATCTCGATCGCGGCAGTACCTTTCCACAGCAACATGATCGATATCCGCCAACTGTTGAAGGGGGATCAGGGAAGAAAAAGTGCGGCGCGCTATCGAAGACAATAGCTTGTCACCTTTGCGAATCATGAGATGGCGTATGTGCTGGCACTCGAGAAGGGAGTCGTCTGGCTTCAGCCGTCTTGTCCACGCCTGAGCGTTGGGGCCGTTCTGTCCGCCAAACAAGTCAACAGAAAAGGGAACATTGTCAAGCAACCTGGTGCTTAGAAGGGGGGTCTCCTCAACGACCTCGGTGAAGTCAACAACTGTGAGCGCCTCGATGGCTGCATCAAGGGACTTGATGTCGTCGCCTCTTGGTGCCTCCGACACACGCTTCTTGATCCCGTCAAGAAGCACCGCTGCCTGGTCCAACAGGCGGTCCATATactcctcgcccttgaaaCGATCATAGACGTGGACGCGGTTTGCAAAGTGGTGGTTCATGAGTTCCTCCCTGAAGCTGGTCTCTTTTTCGGGGGAACACCTAGGAAAACAAAACCCAGGGATACCCTCCCTCTCGGCGATAGGCAAGTCAAAAATGCAACTCTTCTCAGAAGGGACAACTTCGATCTTTCCACGAAGATAGTCATCCGTTCTCCCGTCCGGCCCTGGGGTGGGCTTCTGGAGTTCCCCTCGAGTGTAGACAATGGTGGAGAAGTATTCGCTGTGCTTTCGGCAGGTCATCTCGCCGTCAAGGGCTTCGCTTATCCAGCACTTGACCTTCTGTGTGTCACGCTTCGCAAGCTCGAGGGTGTGAGAGATTGCCGCCCGGTCGGCTAACTCGGTCTTATTACCTAGtttgttggccatgttggtAGCTGTACTAATCTATATGTAGTAAGTTGATGGTTGTTGGTACTGGTGAGTGAATTGTTATTCTCGAGGCTGATCACAAAAGCTCGAGTTGGAATAAGTTTATGCTATACTTATACTAAGTCAAATGCTTGGTCCTTTGCTCTTCATTGTTCTTGCTTTGATGTTTATAGACAAAGGCATGGTGGTGTTCACAACCAGACTTGGAGGGCGTGGGTATAGGGGTCTTTTTGCGTCTTTGTCCGTGTTCTAATTCGGGTTACACGATTCGACGGGAACAACAAGAGACTCAAAAGTTAGCAGTGATATATCTTTCAGGTCAGTGAGTTTctgagccatcatggctttGAATCAATAacatggtgttgttggtAGAGTTGCACTGAGTTAGACCGCTGACGTCAGCTTCCAGTGAACGTTCCTGGCGTCGGTATTGTCGCTTATCGCAACCCTTGTCATGACGCTCGATAAGGCTGAGTCCCTCTCCTAGCGGGCGGCGGCGCCTTTGGACCGCCTCTCTTTATACAAACTCCAACCGCACCCGACGCCCGGAGCGCGAGTCTTCAATGGGGAATCAGCCATGTAGGCTGCCatctcgtcaatggcaaTGATCTCTCAAACGTCACAGGCGCAGCCTGACGCGCCAGACTCGA harbors:
- a CDS encoding Autophagy-related protein 11, with the translated sequence MALQVLIAHTGQRLEVDIAQFSVLDDLKAWVSRNTSIPPQHIVALTPHGRTVKFANLHAEVCNTSKDKSSLTRPKKEVFIYDIRISASGAANLIVPISAPKPYAITSAPNSIDDVQAISSWQTLYQDRRNWAMRLAEDCGHMNAATHARYDEIDVIIKCLDAAVTNLEISIKQIEPKYTDLKKWVTPTLEEHGNLVSRWERCLDLAKNTPISPLMVKFMTRREIKKSRPTLEDLIELDTAKKAGKLAPTAHRRFSDKAKELDNAASRMYQGLEALIGDFEKLMSRSALTHSADSAQLLEDIEAVVKQMDSDYRTALSYSNSQRDLAQASKTASIHTEHMVPTLKMRAQEMDGMLHYATDARNSIASESAKFMRYVTEITSLHSNVKTQINVLNQSEDDMTTFDYLRLIHQLPYMYAAFVAEAVRRREWVDKVKTDSSTLANEMALFQDEESKRRRKWQKMIGSMYGPDLDTNVMGLEVNLLGEDIPWPSVTKEDLTDFIQILQEQDIDQAVLGDVVKLVQDLDHPTKQQSKRLKAFKNGSVHEAALGRSGLMIRGDDDLLRSLQDDKGKLENKLKTAESRVRRLEDLLHRQSQATRPGNLFHPSGPPPQRERGNSGSSVRSSRFDDRRRSSDGLDPLLRRVTQLENELREEKQRSTRLQQELAAQATQHEDVKSHNEDLKRRHEDLNGQIQEVNTTKKDLLENMEAFKREFLEERKSLESEIKTLKARLEDTEDEIEHFDESRQHEKAGYVVRVEELEAEIEQINKQRQDDALKAQGQVEFLRKETRIQREQQDALERQVQSAQEEARNASRMLATAEETSENQWQALTKLYAELSPDVAIPDNLVDLSDSLLAVATEIIAKLRNSDADIDLLKTDVEHLTATVKELREQISEKDSKLSEDEITTVHLRESLSKEEAKVSALEKELADGREQLTELRAKLSDGETGSEALQKRVEEEEKKVMTLTEEVASKQSQVGSLEEELHLFQEKVEALQGKLSTLNTQYEQRDEKTKDLTQRLYSQNDRMCRLLERVGFAITRKDGEVTVTKIPRAERNVQNPNDSSDPGSSLRRSGTLSRAMADSTDLELLYWLSNSDMQAEGEKYEAFMNKLGNFDMDLFSETIYRRIKEVEHMARKWQREARAYREKAHHLQKDSHEKIAFKHFKEGDLALFLPTRNQQAGAWAAFNVGFPHYFLREQDAHRLRHREWLVARISRIQERVVDLSKSLQPSNETDSINDEENDNPFQLSDGLRWYLIDAFEDKPGAPSTPGMGKSTVAANTVEATANIHTHATGARGKSRDSVASIEGINKTLSKSLESRRSSTGSRKALPFQLGGTTLLKNSALASETNSLRAHPTDTPSGASPTQGGLLTATNASTAHRAAADGQDAQRNEQADSLAKSPPSESSAKGGGARPDEPRIAVQREDSIESQTKKSVVWDSLWSVDYNYEGSGRK